A window of Streptomyces sp. NBC_01224 genomic DNA:
CGTCAGCGTCTCGTCGTCGGGGTCGTACTCCAAGGCGGTCGGTACGGGCGGAACCGCGGCCCGCACATAGGGGCGCCGCCCACCGGGCAGCCGCGGGCGCTCACCACCCCGGGCGCCGCGCAGCTGCAACCGCAGCAACTCCTGCCCCAGCTCCACCCCCGCCGACCAGCGCTCCGTGTCGGCGGGCAGCGGCACCACGCACCCGGCCGGGGAAGGGCGGGCCGCCGCGAGTGTCCACGCCAGCACGGACCGATCGGTGACCGCATCCCCGTGGCGGGCCCGCAGCAGCGCGAGCAGCCCAGGGGCCAGATTGGGTTCGAGACCGCCGGGGCGCCGGTACAGCGGCCGGATGCGGCCCGGCCGGCCGGCGGGGGAGTGGCCGTCCGGCAACAGCGCCGTCACGGAGAGGGCGGGGCCGGGGTCCTGCGGTACGTAACCGTGCTCGACGGCGAAGAGCTGGTGCCCGTCGGCGACTCGCCACAGCTCGGGGCGCGCAGCATCGATCAGCCGGTGATCGGGGAGCAGCCACTGTTCGTCGAACGGGCCGTGCAGGATCCGTACCGGCTCGGGGCACGGTCCGGTCTCCCGGGCGAACCGGCCGGTGGAGGTGGCCTGTCCGGGGAGCGCCGCCACCGGGGTCTGCGGGGTACGGGAACGGGTGGGCCGGAACAGCCGCTCGCGTTCGGCGGCCTCCGCCCGAACCAGCCGCTCCCAACGGGCCTTGAGCGAACCGGCGTCCGGGGCGGTCACCCAGGGGCGCCCGGTCCGCAGAGGCCGTACGGACCATGGCATGAGGTCGTCGAGCAGCGGGATGTCGTCGTCCCCGCCGGCTCCGGCCGCCGCCCGTGCTGCCACCGTGTCGTCCTCCCCGTCGCCACGCCGCCTTTAGGGCCGGTCCGGCGGAGCACGGCCGGGGTCGCGATGCGCCCTGTCCGTGCTCCACCGGACCGGCCCTGGCATCGTAACGGCGCCGGAGGGCGGGCCGTCAGTGCGCCTCCACCGTCACCGAGAAGGAGAACCGGTCCCCCCGGTAACGGATCTGCGCCACATCCACCACCCGGCCGCTCTCGTCGTACGTCACGCCCGTGTAGAACAGGATCGGGCTCAGCAGCGGCACCTGGAGGAGCCCGGCGGTGGCCGGGTCGGCGAGGCGCGCCTCGACCGTGTCGGTGATGCGCGCGATCCGGACACCGACCCGGTCACGCAGCACCTTGGTCATCGGCCAGCGTTCGAGATCGGCCACATCGAGCCGGGCCGCGACCTCGGGATGCACCGCGTTCTCCGCCCAGTTGGTGGGCTCGTCGCTCTCCCCGTCGCGGCGCAGCCGGCGGTAGCTGACGACTTCCGCGCAGTCGGAGAAGTACTCGGTGAGGTCTCCCGGCACGGCGACCGGACCATGGCCGAGGACCACGGTCCGCTCACCCGACTGCTGGGCCACGATCGCATCGATCGAGCCCAGCAGCCGGACCGGTGACACCCGGCGGGCGCGCGGCTCGATGAAAGTGCCGCGCCGCCGGTGCCTGCTGATCAGCCCCTCCGCCTCCAGCTCCTTGAGCGCCTGGCGCATCGTCAGGACGCTGACGCCGTAGTGCGCGGCGAGCTGTTCCTCGGTCGGCAGCCGCGCCGACGCGTCCTTGGTGCGGCCCAGTATCGAGGCGCGCAACGACTGCGAGACCTGGTACCAGAGCGGCAGTTTGCGGTTCAGGACCAGCGAATCGGGGGCGAAGGCATGCCCCTGGGGCATCTTGGACATCTGAGGCACCTGGGTCACCTGGTCTCTCCGTACTGCGACACAGCGGACGCGACGACGCGGGGGCCGAGAAGCGGCGTCGTTGCCTACGGCCTGAAGTTGCGGCTCAGACCCTGCCACACGTCGTCGTAGCCACGCTGCAGATGGCCGGCGGTCGCCGCCTGCCCGGTCGCCGTCACCGGCCAGCGGGTCTCGAACATGAAGGCGAGACCGTCGTCGATCTTCTGCGGCTTCAGCTCCGCCTCGCTCGCCCGGTCGAAGGTCTCCCGGTCCGGGCCGTGCGCCGACATCATGTTGTGCAGCGAGCCGCCGCCCGGGACGAAGCCGCCCTTGCCGGCCGTCTTCGCGTCGTACGCGCCCTCGATCAGGCCCATGTACTCGCTCATCACATTGCGGTGGAAGTACGGCGGCCGGAAGGTGTCCTCGCCGACCAGCCAGCGCGGCGCGAAGACGACGAAGTCGACGCCGGCCAGACCGGGGGTGTCGGACGGAGAGGTCAGCACCGTGAAGATCGACGGGTCGGGGTGGTCGTAGCTGATCGAGCCGATGACATTGAAACGGTGCAGGTCGTAGACGTACGGGGTGTGGTTGCCGTGCCAGGCGACCACATCGAGCGGCGAGTGGTCATAGGTTGCGGACCAGAGGTTCCCGCAGAACTTGTTGACCACCTCCACCGGGCGGTCGTCGTCCTCGTACGCGGCGACGGGGGCGAGGAAGTCCCGGGCGTTCGCCAGGCCGTTGGCGCCGATCGGGCCGAGGTCGGGCAGGGTGAACGGCTGGCCGTAGTTCTCGCAGACATAGCCGCGGGCGGTGGCATCCAGCAGCTCCACGCGGAAACGGACACCGCGCGGGATCAGTGCGATGTGCCCCGGTTCGGCGCGCAGCAGGCCCAGTTCGGTACGGAGCAGCAGGCCGCCCCGCTCCGGGACGATCAGCAGCTCGCCGTCCGAGTCGCTGAACACCCGGTCGGTCATGGACGAGTTGGCGTGATAGAGGTGCACGGCCATGCCGCTGCGCTGCGTCGCGTCGCCGTTGCCGCCGAGGGTCCACAGACCGGCCAGGAAGTCCGTCCCGGCCGCGGGCTCGGGGAGCGGATCCCAGCGCAGCCGGTTGGGGTCGGGCGCGGATTCGGTGAACGGGGCGGTGCGCACTGCGCCGTTGTCGATGCGGACGAACGGGGGATGAGCGGCCGACGGGCGGATCCGGTAGAGCCAGGAACGGCGGTTGTGCGCCCGCGGTTCGGTGAAGGCCGAGCCGCTCAGCTGCTCCGCGTAGAGCCCGAGGGGCGCGCGCTGAGGCGAGTTGCGGCCGTGCGGCAGCGCTCCTGGCACTGCCTCCGAGCTGTGTTGATTGCCGAAACCGGCGGAATGCTCAAGCCCTTCCGCGGTCTTCCTCGCCTGCTCGATGCCGCTCATGTGCGCTCCTGGTGCCGAAGGAATCCTATGGACAACCGTAGGAATCGGATCGGTGCGCGTCAACGGCATTCGTGGTGCACAGGGGGTTCCAAAAGTTGAACAATGCTCTACTCTCGCGCACATGTCGTGGACACGAAGACTTCTGGTGGTCCTGGCGGCGCTCGCCGTCGCCCTCCTCGCGGCTCCGGCCGCCCAGGCGCACGAGGAACGTCCGGTCACCCTGCCCGACGGAACCGGCAGCGTCCCCGTGTACCGCACCGGCGAACCGGATCTGCTGGTCTGCAAGAGCGACCGGGCGGACTTCGAGCGCCGCATATCCGGCTTCCCCGACGAGCTGCGGGCCCGGAACCTGCAGCTGTTCGACCGCTGCCAGAAGTCCGGCTACCGCCATCTGCAGCAGGCCGTCGACGCGGTCGGCAGGCCCGGCATGAACATCGCGATCCTGCCCGGCCTGTACGAGGAGGAGCCCTCACTGCCCAAGCCGGCGGGGGAGTGCACTCGCCTGAAGGCGCCCAACTCCAAGCTCGGCTACCAGATCCTGTCCTACGCGCAGCAGGCGCAGTGCCCGCACAACCAGAACCTGGTGGCGATCCTCGGCAAGAAGAACCTCCAGATCGAGGGGACGGGCGCCGAGCGCACGGATGTCGTCATCGACGCCAAGTACCAGAAACTCAACGCGATCCGCGCGGACGGCTCCGACGGCATCTACTTCAAGAACTTCACCGCCCAGCGCACCACTTTCAACTCCCTGTACGTCCTGGCGCAGGACGGATTCGTCATCGACTCCGTCCTCACCCGGTGGAACGACGAGTACGGCTTTCTGACCTTCGCGAGCGACCACG
This region includes:
- a CDS encoding type ISP restriction/modification enzyme, which gives rise to MAARAAAGAGGDDDIPLLDDLMPWSVRPLRTGRPWVTAPDAGSLKARWERLVRAEAAERERLFRPTRSRTPQTPVAALPGQATSTGRFARETGPCPEPVRILHGPFDEQWLLPDHRLIDAARPELWRVADGHQLFAVEHGYVPQDPGPALSVTALLPDGHSPAGRPGRIRPLYRRPGGLEPNLAPGLLALLRARHGDAVTDRSVLAWTLAAARPSPAGCVVPLPADTERWSAGVELGQELLRLQLRGARGGERPRLPGGRRPYVRAAVPPVPTALEYDPDDETLTLDTGRISPVPAGAWEFRVGGVRMLELWFERRTATAGAEDLDGLEAVRPRAWPQEWTSELLELITVLALLDGLRPRQEGLAEGPQITADDLRAAGVLPVPAATRRPASVLDHQEEGPDGQFALL
- a CDS encoding GntR family transcriptional regulator, which encodes MSKMPQGHAFAPDSLVLNRKLPLWYQVSQSLRASILGRTKDASARLPTEEQLAAHYGVSVLTMRQALKELEAEGLISRHRRRGTFIEPRARRVSPVRLLGSIDAIVAQQSGERTVVLGHGPVAVPGDLTEYFSDCAEVVSYRRLRRDGESDEPTNWAENAVHPEVAARLDVADLERWPMTKVLRDRVGVRIARITDTVEARLADPATAGLLQVPLLSPILFYTGVTYDESGRVVDVAQIRYRGDRFSFSVTVEAH
- the hmgA gene encoding homogentisate 1,2-dioxygenase, with the protein product MSGIEQARKTAEGLEHSAGFGNQHSSEAVPGALPHGRNSPQRAPLGLYAEQLSGSAFTEPRAHNRRSWLYRIRPSAAHPPFVRIDNGAVRTAPFTESAPDPNRLRWDPLPEPAAGTDFLAGLWTLGGNGDATQRSGMAVHLYHANSSMTDRVFSDSDGELLIVPERGGLLLRTELGLLRAEPGHIALIPRGVRFRVELLDATARGYVCENYGQPFTLPDLGPIGANGLANARDFLAPVAAYEDDDRPVEVVNKFCGNLWSATYDHSPLDVVAWHGNHTPYVYDLHRFNVIGSISYDHPDPSIFTVLTSPSDTPGLAGVDFVVFAPRWLVGEDTFRPPYFHRNVMSEYMGLIEGAYDAKTAGKGGFVPGGGSLHNMMSAHGPDRETFDRASEAELKPQKIDDGLAFMFETRWPVTATGQAATAGHLQRGYDDVWQGLSRNFRP